From Zhongshania aliphaticivorans, one genomic window encodes:
- a CDS encoding class I SAM-dependent methyltransferase encodes MSADIEPGVAMACMDITEIQFGDNSFDIIFCSHVLEHVPEDKKALSELYRVLKPGGWAIILVPIEGERTIEDPAISTPEDRIKAYGQADHVRQYGRRDYMQMLNQQGLAVIAISPDDMSSPAEVIRFGMSSNAGEIFYCEKKAAL; translated from the coding sequence TTGTCGGCAGACATCGAGCCTGGTGTGGCGATGGCGTGTATGGATATTACCGAAATACAGTTCGGCGACAATAGTTTCGATATAATATTCTGCAGCCATGTATTGGAGCATGTTCCCGAGGACAAAAAGGCATTGTCGGAATTGTATCGAGTACTGAAGCCCGGTGGGTGGGCGATAATTCTCGTACCAATAGAGGGTGAACGCACAATTGAAGATCCGGCTATTTCTACCCCAGAAGATAGAATAAAAGCCTATGGGCAAGCTGATCATGTTCGGCAGTATGGGCGTAGGGACTATATGCAAATGTTAAACCAGCAAGGTCTTGCGGTGATTGCGATTAGCCCGGACGATATGAGCAGCCCCGCCGAGGTTATTCGCTTTGGAATGAGCAGCAACGCGGGGGAAATATTTTATTGTGAAAAAAAGGCAGCTCTATAA
- a CDS encoding sulfotransferase family protein: MPRSGTTLLSATLTRSGEAIGGAETQFFNKCYRMKRTLCLLDPFWPRLAVATLKGITLSEQKVLELYGVSRESLYRQLSKSDRSTKSMFDALMGLDGSTQEKIVVEKTPNHLLHVDEIRKEIRGCKFLRIVRDPRGSAVSMKKLPWASADPVENAKLISIWHRQSRKFFSESHRDFYTVRYENWMKEPQFNIENICEFSGITFDQKMLSPSDSDRRVMSMNEPWKNQVNAAYDISLADNWREQLNDNQSKKIMRICSAFAEEFGYAE, from the coding sequence ATGCCCCGTTCTGGTACTACTTTGCTAAGTGCTACACTAACACGAAGTGGCGAGGCTATAGGGGGCGCGGAGACGCAATTCTTCAATAAATGCTATCGAATGAAGCGGACTCTTTGCTTATTGGATCCCTTTTGGCCTCGGCTCGCAGTCGCGACGTTGAAAGGGATTACTTTGTCGGAGCAGAAGGTGTTGGAACTCTATGGTGTTAGTAGAGAAAGCCTTTACAGACAGCTTTCCAAAAGTGATCGATCTACAAAATCAATGTTCGACGCACTTATGGGGTTAGACGGTAGTACACAAGAAAAAATAGTGGTCGAAAAAACCCCCAATCATTTATTACATGTTGATGAGATAAGAAAAGAAATACGTGGTTGCAAGTTTCTTCGCATCGTAAGAGACCCAAGAGGTTCAGCGGTTTCAATGAAAAAGCTGCCTTGGGCCTCAGCTGACCCTGTGGAAAATGCTAAATTGATCAGTATATGGCACCGTCAAAGTCGAAAATTCTTTTCCGAATCCCACAGGGACTTTTATACAGTTCGTTACGAGAACTGGATGAAAGAACCCCAGTTTAATATTGAAAACATATGCGAATTCTCTGGCATTACATTTGACCAAAAAATGTTAAGCCCTTCGGATAGTGATCGCAGGGTTATGTCAATGAATGAGCCGTGGAAAAATCAGGTGAACGCGGCCTATGATATTTCACTGGCCGACAATTGGCGTGAGCAGCTAAACGATAATCAGTCCAAGAAAATTATGCGTATTTGTAGTGCGTTTGCTGAGGAATTTGGGTATGCCGAATAA
- a CDS encoding acyltransferase family protein, which produces MPNNVGQGANSNLGDRADWIDYAKGLGIILVVYSHVSRGVINAGVQVPLPELMLLDSVLYTFHMPLFFLLSGLLFQSSFEKRGARSLVFSKIDSIVYPYILWSLLQGFAESTLSDFTNGKVKISDVLVLLWQPRSQFWFLYTLFLAFSLSAVLEKFVYKRYRSVVLLIAVLLYLVDAPLGNIRVFEDFSYHFVYFYLGVFLASERHRIDSVGVWVLPTVTFIFGLAQWFFHVKTGNTYEDRGVLSLLLALISIIQMCIFSKFLSDRKWTLFRVLGMSSMAIYLMHILVGAGTRILLSETLGVEHWFITTSICVLVGICLPVLLMKSVEKYRMRYIFSAPLSRWMVSFGAWVRKSVLKPA; this is translated from the coding sequence ATGCCGAATAATGTCGGCCAAGGCGCGAATTCGAATCTGGGTGACCGGGCCGACTGGATAGACTACGCGAAAGGCCTAGGCATCATCCTTGTTGTGTACAGCCACGTTTCCCGTGGTGTAATTAACGCGGGTGTACAGGTGCCGCTGCCCGAGTTAATGCTGCTCGATAGTGTGTTATATACCTTTCATATGCCTTTATTTTTTTTACTTTCGGGGCTGCTTTTTCAGTCTTCTTTTGAAAAAAGGGGAGCGAGAAGCCTTGTGTTTAGCAAGATAGATTCCATCGTATACCCTTATATACTGTGGTCTCTGCTGCAAGGGTTTGCGGAGTCCACCCTGTCAGACTTCACCAACGGTAAAGTTAAAATAAGCGATGTATTAGTCTTGTTGTGGCAGCCTCGATCTCAATTCTGGTTTCTGTATACGCTGTTTCTTGCGTTTTCTTTGAGTGCTGTTCTCGAAAAGTTTGTATATAAACGTTATCGAAGTGTTGTGCTGTTGATTGCAGTACTACTTTACTTGGTCGATGCTCCTCTGGGGAATATTCGCGTTTTTGAAGATTTCTCCTATCATTTTGTTTACTTTTACCTTGGTGTCTTCCTCGCGAGTGAGCGCCACAGAATCGATAGCGTAGGGGTATGGGTCTTGCCAACTGTTACATTTATTTTTGGTTTAGCCCAGTGGTTTTTTCATGTTAAAACAGGTAATACTTACGAAGACCGTGGGGTGTTGTCTTTGCTCCTCGCATTAATTTCCATTATTCAAATGTGTATTTTCTCAAAATTTTTATCTGATAGAAAATGGACTCTTTTTCGTGTTTTGGGGATGTCGTCTATGGCAATTTACCTCATGCATATTCTTGTGGGGGCTGGGACACGCATTCTGCTATCAGAAACTCTGGGGGTTGAGCATTGGTTTATTACGACAAGCATCTGTGTCTTAGTGGGGATATGTCTTCCTGTGCTTTTGATGAAATCAGTAGAAAAATACAGAATGCGCTATATTTTTTCCGCACCGCTCAGTCGGTGGATGGTCTCTTTTGGTGCTTGGGTGCGAAAAAGCGTGCTTAAGCCAGCGTAA
- a CDS encoding glycosyltransferase family 4 protein, which translates to MSALNQKVLFTTHVGSPGGAEIKMLELLNAVEQREVLLFEKGSLFDTIKAKGVPVIVEDLNKGFRQYKREGSTLSALKVIPSLFKASVSAIRHARNYEIIVCMSQKSFVVFALSKVIHRKKIVWFMNDIVSSEHFSGFSRTVIKSLARVFADTVVLNSKSSLHEWQAAGMHSKREVVIYSGVNTTRPKPSEDTSDIDKIKEWQGNAPLIGMFGRITHWKGQHVFIEALSKLPNHKAIVVGGTHFEDDSYASSLAERAAQLKLSNQIKFVGHRANIFDYIDICDTIVHCSVLPEPFGRVIVEAMLMEKIVIATAAGGATEIVKDEESGYLYPPGDAEELARKIKVALANPSRQTMQRSAKRRAEELFSSDKMCQDFQQLLSSV; encoded by the coding sequence ATGAGTGCGCTCAACCAGAAAGTGCTCTTCACTACCCATGTTGGCAGTCCCGGCGGCGCAGAAATTAAAATGCTAGAGCTTCTAAATGCTGTTGAGCAGCGAGAAGTCTTACTTTTTGAGAAGGGATCACTTTTCGACACTATAAAGGCTAAAGGCGTACCAGTTATAGTTGAAGATTTGAATAAAGGGTTCCGCCAGTATAAGCGCGAAGGCAGCACACTATCTGCGCTCAAAGTTATTCCATCGCTCTTTAAAGCCTCTGTGTCGGCCATTCGTCATGCACGCAATTACGAAATTATTGTCTGCATGTCCCAAAAGTCATTCGTAGTTTTTGCTTTATCCAAAGTTATACACAGAAAAAAAATTGTGTGGTTTATGAATGATATTGTTAGTAGCGAGCATTTCAGTGGTTTTTCAAGAACCGTTATAAAATCACTCGCCCGAGTATTCGCTGATACAGTAGTCTTAAATTCCAAATCCTCCCTGCACGAGTGGCAGGCAGCAGGAATGCACAGTAAAAGGGAAGTCGTGATTTATTCAGGAGTGAACACCACACGACCTAAACCCTCGGAGGATACTAGCGACATTGATAAAATCAAAGAATGGCAAGGCAACGCCCCTCTTATTGGTATGTTTGGGCGAATTACCCACTGGAAGGGCCAGCACGTATTTATAGAAGCACTCAGCAAACTACCAAATCATAAAGCAATCGTTGTTGGCGGCACGCATTTTGAAGATGACAGCTATGCAAGCAGTTTAGCTGAACGTGCTGCACAGCTTAAACTCTCTAATCAAATCAAGTTTGTTGGACATCGCGCTAACATCTTCGATTACATTGATATATGTGACACGATAGTACATTGCTCGGTACTACCCGAACCTTTCGGTCGCGTGATCGTAGAGGCAATGCTAATGGAAAAAATAGTCATCGCTACCGCAGCGGGTGGCGCAACCGAAATCGTTAAAGATGAAGAATCAGGATACCTATACCCACCGGGTGATGCAGAAGAACTCGCCAGAAAAATCAAAGTCGCTTTAGCAAATCCGTCGCGTCAGACCATGCAGCGCTCCGCCAAGCGTAGAGCAGAAGAGTTATTTTCTTCAGATAAAATGTGCCAAGACTTTCAGCAACTACTAAGCTCCGTCTAA
- a CDS encoding glycosyltransferase family 4 protein — translation MFSNVAIIHDWLVDSGGAEKVVAAFLDIFPDADLYTTVCYMNDTQLAELGYGKPVNTSFIQKLPLAKRYYRTYFPLMPFAVEQFDLSKYDLIISSSSSVAKGVITSPDNLHICYCHSPMRYAWDMQGQYLRDSGLEKGLTSLLARFFLAMARTWDVRSSFGVDKFVANSHFIAHRINKCYRRESAVIHPPVDTHSFSLAPEKSDYYVVCCRLVPYKRVDLIVEAFNRMPDKKLIVIGGGPELQKITAMAKSNITVAGRLAFSQLKEHLARSKAFVYAAEEDFGIVLVEALASGAPVIAYSRGGASEIVEHGKTGIHFHSQRAEAIIEAISLFEREGIEYSPSEIKESAERFSKENFVTKFNQFLSVSKEKEIAVTEGEPA, via the coding sequence ATGTTCAGCAATGTGGCCATAATACACGACTGGTTAGTAGACAGCGGCGGCGCCGAAAAAGTAGTAGCTGCATTTTTGGATATTTTCCCAGATGCCGATCTGTATACAACAGTATGTTATATGAACGACACCCAGCTCGCCGAGCTAGGTTACGGTAAACCCGTTAATACATCTTTTATTCAAAAACTACCCTTAGCGAAGCGCTATTACAGAACGTATTTCCCGCTTATGCCTTTTGCCGTAGAGCAATTTGACCTATCCAAGTACGATCTTATTATCAGCAGCAGCTCAAGTGTGGCGAAAGGCGTAATAACTTCACCTGACAACCTACATATATGCTACTGCCACTCTCCAATGCGCTATGCGTGGGACATGCAAGGCCAGTATCTTAGAGATTCAGGTCTTGAAAAAGGCCTCACATCACTGCTCGCTCGATTCTTCTTGGCAATGGCACGTACATGGGATGTTCGCTCCTCGTTTGGTGTCGATAAATTTGTCGCTAATTCACATTTTATTGCACATCGAATCAACAAATGCTATCGCAGAGAGAGCGCGGTAATACACCCGCCGGTTGATACCCATTCGTTTAGCCTAGCGCCCGAGAAATCAGACTACTACGTCGTCTGCTGTAGGCTAGTTCCGTATAAGCGCGTAGATTTGATCGTGGAAGCCTTTAACAGAATGCCCGATAAAAAATTAATAGTGATTGGCGGGGGCCCTGAATTACAAAAGATAACAGCAATGGCTAAAAGCAACATCACTGTTGCAGGGCGCTTAGCGTTCTCGCAGCTAAAGGAACACCTAGCAAGGTCCAAAGCCTTTGTTTACGCAGCAGAAGAAGATTTCGGCATTGTTCTCGTGGAGGCATTGGCATCAGGAGCGCCCGTCATCGCTTATAGCAGAGGCGGTGCTTCCGAAATTGTCGAACACGGCAAAACTGGAATTCACTTCCATAGCCAGCGTGCTGAAGCAATCATTGAAGCTATATCCTTATTTGAACGCGAAGGCATAGAATACTCACCTAGCGAAATCAAGGAAAGTGCAGAAAGGTTTTCAAAGGAGAATTTCGTCACTAAATTCAATCAATTCTTAAGCGTTAGTAAGGAAAAAGAAATAGCTGTTACCGAAGGCGAACCTGCATGA